The following is a genomic window from Hymenobacter monticola.
GCTGGCGCATGCCCAAGAAAAACTACCCCAGCGGTATTGTCCACTTCACGCTGTTCGACGGGCAGGGGGCGCCGCAGTGCGAGCGCCTGGCTTTCGTGCAGAACGGTGCCGGCCCGCTGCGCATCAGCGTGACGCCCGACCAGGCAAGCTACGGGCCCCACGCCCCGGTGCAGCTCAACGTGCGCGTGACCGACGCGGCTGGCAAGCCCGTGGCCACCAATTTCTCATTGGGCGTGAGCGATGCTGGCCTGACGGCCCTCGACCCGCAGGCCGAAACCATTGCCACCAACCTGCTGCTCACGTCGGACCTGGTGGGCTACGTCGAAAGCCCCGGCTACTACTTCCGCGAGCCCTCGGCGGCCACCGCCCAGGCCCTCGATGATTTGCTGCTCACCCAGGGCTGGCGCCGCTTTGTGTGGAAGGAAGTGCTGGCCGGCCAGGGCCCGCCCCAGCACTTCACCCCGGAGCGCGACATCAGCCTAGTGGGCCAGATAGTGAGTGCCAACGGCAACCGCCCCGTCCCCAACAGCCAGCTCACCTACCTGCAGATGCGCCCCAGCAAGGTGATAACCACCGGTGCCACCGACGCCAACGGCCGTTTCAGCTTTGCCGGCGTGCCCGTGGCCGATACGGCCGTTATCACGCTGCAGGCGCGGCGCTCCCAGGGCGGTGCCAACGTTCTCATCAAGCCAGATTTCGGGCCCGACCCCACGGGGGGGCCGCTGCCGCTGCTGCCCCAGCTCTCGGCCGCGCCGGCCGCCGTGTCCACATTCGTGAAGCGCAGCCGCCAGGCCCAGGCCGCGGAGCTGGACCTGCACCCCGAAAAGGCGATTCGCAACATCAACCTCGGCAACGTGGCCGTGACGGCCAAGCGCGAACCCGTGCCGCGCGACGACCCGCGCCGCCTCTACGGCGCCGTCGGCGGCACTGTCATCGACTTTGCCGACATGCCGGCCGCACAGTCGGGCATGAACATTTTGCTGCTGCTGCAGGGCCGGGTGGCGGGCCTGACCATCACCGGCAATCCGCCCAACGTCAACGTCCAGATTCGGGGCAGCGGCAGCCCGCAGTTCATCCTGGACGGCATGAAGGTAGACATCGACGCCATCAGCAACCTGAGTTCGTCGGATGTGCAAGCGGTGGAGGTGTTCAAGGGCGCCGAGGCCGCACTTTTCGGCGGCAGCGGCGGGGCCATTGCCGTCTACACCAAGCGCGCCGACCCCAACTACAAGGGCAAGGACCTGCCGCCCGCGCCCGGCATCGCCACCGTGAAGCTGCCCGGCTTCTACGCCACCCGCGAGTTCTACCAGCCCCGCTACAACGCCCTGCTCACCAACCCGCCGGCCGACCCGCGCACCAGCACCCTCTACTGGAACCCCCTGGTGCGCACCAATGCCAATGGCCAGGCCGAGCTCCATTTCTTCACCGCCGATGGCAGCGGCACCTTCCAAGCCGTTGCCGAGGGCGTAAGCACCGACGGTCAGCCCGCGCTAGGCAGTTCCAGCAACTTTACGGTGCGCGGAAAATAGGCCAGCCGCGCAGCCGATTATCACTTTACAAAAAGCCCCGCTGTGCGCCACAGCGGGGCTTTTTAGCTAATAAGCCGGCTGCTGCTGGTACACGTGCCTGCATGTGGCCTGATTCATCACACCATCGCCACGGCTGGTGGTGAATTCATTCGCTGGGGCTAAACGCAAAAAAGCGCCCCCAGCCGAGCCGGGGGCGCTTTCCAGAAGCAAGCGTAGCAAAAAAGCTATTCTTTCACGATGCGGGCGCTGCTGCGCTGCGTGCCGTCGGCGTACTCTACCAGGTAGAGGCCTTTGGGCAGGGCGCTCAGGTCAACCGCCGTTTCGGTGCTGCCGGCTTGGGCCACGAAAGCGGCCACTTTAGAGCCGGTGGTGCTGAACACGGTCACGCGGGCGTCGCGGCTGGCAGCGGTGTGGGGCACGTTGAGCTGGTTTTGCGCCGGGTTGGGGTACACGGCCAGATTGGTTTGCACGGCCGAGCGGGCGGCCAGGGCAACCTGACGGCTTTTCAGGGTCACGTTGCGCAGCAATACGTAGCGGCCAACGCCGGTGCTGGCGACGCCGAAGTAGAGGCGTACGCTCAACGTTTGGCCCGAAGGCACTGCCAGGCCGGTGGCACCGTTCAGGGCCAGGCGGAAGGTAGTGGCCGAGCTTGGAGCCCCGGCTACGTACTGCGGTACCACAGCCCCGTTCACGGCCGTGTTCACCGTGCCGCCGGTGGAGCTCAGGCCGAACGTTGCATTGCCGGTGCTCGGGAGCACGCCCGTGGGGCCTTTGCCGCCGGTGATGTCGGTGGAATCGGAAACGAAATTGCTGCGCGAGTACGCCACCGCCACCTTGCCGTTGGCCGAACTCACCACCGCAGCGCTGAACAGAATCGAGTCGACCTGTACCGCCGAGGTGGCCGTAAACGAGAACTGCTCAGAGAAGCCGCGACGGGGCGAGCCGCCCGGACCCATGGAAGGAGCCGTGGAGCTCCACCCGCTGCCGTCAGCATTCACGCCGAAAGCTTGGCCAACGCTGGAATAGGGCGCAAACGCTGCTGCCCCGGTCGGAACCTGTCCGTTCGAAATAAAATAGCGCCGCAGCATTGGCGTACCGGGCGTCACGCCCGTCGAGCGCACCGCCGCGCTATCCGAAGCGTTGCGCTTTAAGGGCCACTGCACAAAAACCTGCGTTTGGGCAGCGGCTGTTTCTGCCAGGCCCAAGCCCGCTACTAGTAATAGGGCAGAAAGTAGATGATTTTTCATTGTAATCTGTGTGTTAAGTGAAAATGAAAGCGAGAATATGAGAAGTACAAGAAGTCGCTGACTTCAGGGCATGGGGAGTCGTTGCTTGTGCAAGCTGTCCACTCTCTAGCGCATAACGCAAGCTTTGGGTTTCTTTTAATTGCGCAATCGTTGCCGGGAACGGTTTCGGAAACAGGTGGGCAGGCCGTCTCCCGTCTGAATAAGTTGGGAAACCGCGTGGCGAGTCCAAAACGTCGGCATCGGTTCTGATTGAGGCTGCATCTGACATCGTTCCCGGCAACGATTGCGCAAAAAAAGGCGCATGGCCCGCCGAAATGAGGGGCCGAAGACCTGCGAACGGGCCTAATATTGTTAGGGCAACTCTGCCCTTGCTTCTAATCGCACGGGCAAAATCATCGGATTTAGCCCCTTCTTCAATTCCCATGAAATCAACTTCGATGATGCTGCTGGCCGGGCTGGCGGCTTCCCTTTCGGTAGCTTTCCAACCGGCGGCTGCGCCCCAAACCCAGGTGTTTCTGGTGGGCGACTCGACCATGGCTGAGAAGGCCGACCTGACCAAGCCCGAGCGTGGCTGGGGCATGGAGTTCGGCCAGTACTTCGACAATAGTGTCGTCATCCGCAACACGGCCCAAAACGGGCGCAGCACCAAAAGCTTTTACCGCGAAGGCCGCTGGGCCAAGGTGCTCGAAGGCCTGAAGCCCGGCGACTGGGTGTTTATCCAGTTCGGCCACAACGACTCAAAGCTGGATGACAGCGTGCGCGCCGCCCCGGCCCAGACCACGTACCGGCAGTTTCTCACCAAATTTGTGCAGGAGGCCAAGGCCAAAGGCGCCAACCCCGTGCTGCTCACGCCGGTGGGCCGCCGCTACTTCGACGACAAAGGCCAGCGCAAAGACGACCACGGCGAATACCCCGGCGTGGTGCGCGAGGTAGCCAAAGCGCAGAAGGTGCCGCTGATTGACTTGCACGAGCAAAGCTGGAAGATGTATTCGCAGCTGGGCGAGGCCGGCACCCGGCCGCTGTTCTGGAGCTACCAAAACGGCTACTACCAGCCCAACCCCGTGCCGCCGGCCAAGAACGACAACACCCACTTCTCGCAGTACGGCGCCGCCCGCGTGGCCCAGCTGGTGGCCGAAGACGTGCAGGCCCAGCACCTGGGGCTGGCCAGCCACCTCAGCCGCACGCCCTTCGAGGGCAAGCTGCTGGCCGACCTGCCGGTGGTACTGGCACCTTCGTTCAAAAAGGACACCTTCAACCTGGCCAAGTACGGCGCCGTGGCCGACGGCCAGACCCTGAACACCGAAGTCTTCCGCAAGGCCATCGATGCCTGCGCTGTGGGAGGCGGCACCGTGCTGGTACCGCGAGGCCTGTGGCTGACCGGCCCCATTGTGCTGAAAAACAACGTGAACCTGCACCTGGCCACCGGCGCCCTGGTGCAGTTCACCGCCGACCGCAGCCAGTACCCACTCGTGAAAACCACTTGGGAAGGGGAGGACGCCATCCGCAGCCAGGCCCCCATTTCGGGCGTGGACCTGACCAACATTGCCATCACCGGCAACGGCACCTTCGACGGCGCCGGCGATGCCTGGCGGCCCGTGAAGAAGAGCAAGCTCAACGAGACGCAGTGGAAAAGCCTGCTGGAATCGGGCGGCGTGCTCAATGATAAAAAGGACTATTGGTACCCCTCGGCCAGCTCGCTCAAGGGCAACCTGATGGCCGCTTCGGGCCAGAAGCGCAGCAGCCTCAACGCGGCTGAATTTGATGACATCCGCGACTACCTGCGGCCCAACATGCTCAGCCTCACGCGCTGCAAGCAGATTTTGCTCGAAGGCTTCGTAATTCAGAACTCACCGGCCTGGACCATTCATCCGCTGCTCTGCGAAAACATTACCCTGCGCAACGTGACGGCCCGCAACCCCTGGTACGGCCAAAACACCGACGCGCTGGACCTGGAATCGTGCCGCAACGGCATCGTAGAGGGCTGCACGTTTGATGTGGGCGACGACGGCATCTGCATCAAATCGGGCCGCGACGAGCAGGGCCGTAAGCGTGGTGTGCCCACCGAAAACTTCATCATCCGCGACACGAAGGTGTACCACGCCCACGGCGGCTTCGTGATTGGCTCGGAGATGTCGGGCGGCGCGCGCAACCTCTACGTGAGCAACTGCACGTTCATCGGTACCGACGTGGGGCTGCGTTTCAAAACGGCCCGGGGCCGCGGGGGCGTGGTCGAGAACATCTTTGTGGATGGCGTCGATATGACCAATATTGCCGGCGAAGCCATTCTGTTCGACATGTACTATGCGGCCAAAGACCCCGTGCCTATGGCTGGTGAGAGCTCGGCGCCGCCCGTCATCGCGGCGATGCCGTTGAATGAGGGCACGCCGCAGTTCAAAACCTTCCGCATCAAAAACGTGACCTGCAAGGGCGCCAACACCGGCATCCTGGTGCGCGGCCTGCCCGAAATGAGCATCAAGGACATCAGCATCGAAAACGCAGTGCTCGAAAGCAAAAAAGGCCTTGTGTGCCAGGAAGCCGAGAACATTCGCCTGAAAAACGTGACCCTGCTCTCGGCCGATACCGCGCCAGTGATGGAGGTGCAAAACAGCCGAAACCTCGCCTTCGACGGCATCCGCTACGCCAACGGCGCCGAGCTGCTGCTGCGTGTGACCGGCGACCGCAGCAAGGACATTCGCCTGACCAACACCGACACCAAGAAGGCCAAAAAAGACGTGCAACTGGGCGACAAGCTGGCCAAGAAAACGGTAAGCGTGGCCCAGCGGTAAAGTATCAACCGAACGAAACAGAACGAAAAAGAACGTCATGCAGAGCGCTGCGCTCTGCATGACGTCCTGCTTAGATAACCATTTATGAAACACCCTTCCCGCTTCCTGCTGCCGTTCCTGGGGCTGGCGCTGCTCAGCGAAACCACCGCTGCCCAAACGGCCACCAAGCCGTACTCGCAGCGCATGGCCGATGCGTTTATCTCCTGGAATCCTGATTCCATCGTGGTGGGCAATGCGAAAGTCAGCCGCTGGAACTACGAGCAGGGCCTGATGTACACGGCCCTGGAGCGCGTGTGGGAGCGGACCGGCGACGCCTGCTATTACACCTACATTCAGAAAGACCTCAACCGCTTTGTGCAGAAGGACGGCAGCATCCGCACCTACAAGGCCGAGGAGTTCCAACTCGACAACGTGACGCCCGGCCGCGGGCTGCTGCTGCTGAGCCAGCTGTCGGCGGTGCCCGAGCAGGACAAGTACATCAAAGCCGCACAGCTGCTGCGCAAGCAGCTCGACGCCCAGCCCCGCACCAAGGAGGGCGGCTTCTGGCACAAGAAAATTTACCCCAACCAGATGTGGCTCGACGGCCTGTACATGGCCGCGCCGTTCTATGCCGAGTACAGCCGCGTGTTCAACCAGCCCGCCGGGCTCGATGACGTGGCCAAGCAGTTTGCGCTGATTGAGCAGCACCTCGTCGACCCCAAAACCGGCCTGCTCTACCACGGCTACGACGAAAGCCGCGAGCAGCCTTGGGCCAACAAAACCACCGGCCAGAGCCCCAGCTTCTGGGACCGCGCCGTGGGCTGGTACGGCATGGCCCTGGTCGACGTGCTCGACTATTTCCCCGCCAACCATCCGCAACGGCCTGCCCTCGTGAAAGCCCTGCAGCGCCTGGCGCCCGTGCTGGCCAAGTACCAGGACGCCAAAACCGGCACCTGGAGCCTGGTGATGGGCCAAGAAGGCCGCAAGGGCAACTACGCCGAAGCCTCCGGCAGCAGCATGTTCGTATACGCGCTGGCCAAGGGCGTGCGCCTGGGCTACCTCGATAAGAAATACGCGGCTGTGGCCAAAAAGGGCTACGAGGGCATCCTGAAAACCTTCGTGGCCACCGAGGCCAATGGCGCGCTGGCCTACAACGGCACCGTGAGCGTGGGCGGCCTGGGTGGCAAGCCTTACCGCGACGGCACCTTCGACTACTACCTCACCGAGCCACTGCGCAAGAACGATTTGAAAGGTGTGGGCCCCTTCATCCTGGCCAGCACCGAGATGGAAATTGCGGCCGAGGCTGGCATCGGCCAAGGCAAAACCGTGGGCCTGGACTACTTCTTCAACCACGAGATGCGCAAAAGCCCGCTCACCGGCGAGCAGGAGCAGTGGCACTACACCTGGGAAGAGCGTCAGCACGGCGGTTTCTGGCTGTGGGGCGCGCAGTTCCGCGAGCTGGGCGCCCGCACCGTAGCCGTGCCCGCTGCGCCTACGGCCGCCAGCCTCAAGCCATTGAGCGTGTACATCATCGTGGACCCAGACTCACGCAAGGAGTCGCCCAAGCCCAACTACGTGCAGCCCGCCGACAGCAAGGTTATCACCGAGTGGGTGAAGGGCGGTGGCACCCTCGTGCTGCTGGCCAACGACACGGCCAACTGCGAAACCAAGCGCTTCAACGAACTGGCCAAAAACTTCGGCGTGCAGTTCACCGCCCAAAGTGTGAACATGGTGCAGGGCGCGCAGTTCGAGCAAGGCAAGGTCGATTTGACTTCCGGCAAAGCCGTATTCAAGAACGCCGGCACAGCTTATGTGAAGGAGCTGTCGGTGCTGTCGGTGGCCGCGCCGGCCCAGCCGCTGGTGACGAACAATGGCAAAGTCATCATGGCCACGGCCCGGCTGGGCAAGGGCAAAGTCTTCATCCTCGGCGACCCGTGGCTGTACAACGAGTATGTGGACGGTCGCAAGATTCCGGCAAGTTTTGAAAATTTTCAGGCCGGGAAGGACCTCGCCACCTGGCTGCTGGGCAAGTAGCGAGTGCTTACTCATTGGACGTCAGCGAAAAAGCCGGGCTTGCCCGGCTTTTTTTATTGGCCTCATGCGTAAAATGTTTACCCTCAAGATGCTATGCAATCGAAACCGATAGCTGCGCGTCGCAACCGTTTGCGAAAAAATGTGCTGGTTGAATCGGCTCGATTTGAAAAAAACCTTTCAGAAGCCGTTTTTTTACCGGAACATTACTTTCCCATAGCTTCGTCAACCCTGCGTCCGGCGGCGTGTGGCAACAAACCAACGCCTTAATTCCCACTCTTCTTTCAATGAACCAACACACCCTCGGTACGATTGACTACATCGTATTCTTCGTCTACTTCATCATCGTCTCCGGCTACGGCATCTGGGTATACCGGCGCAAAACCGGCCACGACGGCACCCTGGAGGGCAATTCCAAAGACTATTTCCTCGCCGAAGGCTCCCTGACGTGGTGGGCCATTGGGTCCTCACTCATCGCCTCCAACATCTCGGCCGAGCAGTTCGTGGGCATGTCGGGCTCGGGCTTCGCCATGGGCTTGGCCATTGCCACCTACGAGTGGATGGCGGCCATTACGCTGGTCATCGTGGCCGTGTTCTTCATTCCGGTGTACCTGAAGAATAACATCGCCACCATGCCGCAGTTTCTCAGCCAGCGCTACAACGGCACGGTGGCCATGATTATGGCCCTGTTCTGGCTGGCCCTCTACGTAGTGGTGAACCTGACCTCGATTCTCTACCTCGGCGCCATCGCCATCAGCAGCATCGCGGGCCTCAACCTGACCTTCTGCATGTACATGCTGGCGGGCTTCGCCGTCATCATCACGCTGGGCGGCATGAAGGTGATTGGCTTCACCGACGTGATTCAGGTGTTCTTCCTGATTCTGGGCGGCCTGGCCACCACCTACCTGGCCCTGAATCTGGTGGCCGAGCACTACGGCACCAGCGGCGCCATCAGCGGCTTCAACCTGATGACCGAGCACGCCTCCGACCACTTCCAGATGATTTTCAAGCGCGACAACGAGCACTACCTCGACCTGCCGGGCCTCACCGTGCTGCTCGGCGGCATGTGGATTGTGAACCTCAACTACTGGGGCTGCAACCAGTACATCACCCAGCGCGCCCTGGGCGCCGACCTTCCCACGGCCCGCTCGGGCATTTTGTTTGCCGCCTTCCTCAAACTGCTCATGCCCGTGATTGTGGTGTTGCCTGGCATTGCGGCCTACGTGCTCTACAAGCAGGACGTATTTGGCGCCGCCGAATTTGGCTCCGGCGCCGACCTCAACCCCGACCGCGCCTACCCGGTGCTGCTCAACATCCTGCCGGTTGGTCTGAAAGGCCTGTCCTTCGCCGCCCTCACGGCCGCCGTGGTGGCCTCACTGGCTGGCAAAGCCAATTCCATTGCCACCATCTTCACGCTCGACGTGTACCACAAGGTGTTCAAAACCGACGCCACGGAGAAGCAGCTGGTAGCCACCGGCAAAATCGCCGTGGTGGTGGCCATGATTCTGGGCGTGCTCATTGCGCCGCACCTGGGCATCGACAAGAAAGGCGGTTTCCAGTACATCCAGGAATACACCGGCTTCGTGTCGCCGGGCATCTTCGCCATGTTCATCCTGGGCTTCTTCTGGAAGAAAACAACCTCTACGGCCGCGCTTTTTGCCACCATCGGCGGCTTCCTGCTGTCGGTGCTGTTCAAGTTCCTACCCACCTACACGGATTTGTCGTTCCTAGCGCCGTTCGGTTTCGCCGTGAAGCCCGCCGGCTCCAACGTCTACGAAATTCCCTTTCTCGACCGCATGGGCTTCGTGTTCGTCATCTGCATCATCATGATGATTATCATCAGCCTGATTGACAACGCCCGCGGCGTGAAGCCCAAGGGCCTGGAAGTGGACAGCAGCATGTTCAAGCCACAACCCAGCTTTGTGATTGGTACGGCGGCCATTGTGGTCATTCTCACCACGCTCTATACCATCTATTGGTAGGCAGCCAGATTGCTCTTTTAGGCACTCATCATCCGTGTGGCCCGTTGGCGAAAGCCGGCGGGCCACACCTGCGTCTAGGCCATTGCCGAAGGCTGTGCGCATTAGTTGGGCAGGAAGGTTATTTTTATAATTGAAATAGGCTTATTCTTTAGTGAAACTGGCAAAATCGTAGGTCTGGCGAATATAAATTAGGACTGGTTGGGAATAACTTCTTAAATTCGCCTACCCAATTTAGTCCCTCGTGGCTTATTTCTTTTTCCCAATCCCACCCATTAGCTATGTCTAAGCTTCTACTGTTTGTCTTGCTGCTCGTCAGCCTCACCGGCTTTGCCCAAACCAAAAACGTGGTGGTGGCCCAGGACGGCTCCGGCAACTACCGCACCGTACAGGCCGCCCTCGATGCCGTTCCCCTGAACAACCGCACGCCCACGGTCATCTTCATCCGCAAAGGCATTTACAAGGAGAAGTTGAACCTGGCCAAAAAGAAGAACTTTGTGCGCCTCAAGGGCGAGGACGTGAACACCACCATCCTCACCTTCGACGACTACAACGGCCGCACCCCCGCCAACGGCGAGCCCCTGGGCACTTCCGAGGCCTCCACGTTCCGGGTATTTGGCGCCGACTTCTCGGCCGAAAACATCACCTTCGAGAACACGGCCGGTACGGTAGGGCAGGGGCCCGCCATGTGGGTGTACGGCGACCGCGCCCGCTTTGTGGGCTGCCGCTTCCTGGGCTTCCGCGACACGCTATACGTGTACGGCTACGGCAGCCGGCAGTACTACAAAGACTGCTACATCGAGGGCACCACCGATTACATTTTGGGCTCGGCCACGGCTTGGCTTGAGGACTGCACCTTGTTTTGCAAAACCGGCGGCACCGTCATCATCGCCGCTTCCACGCCCGACAGCATTCGCTACGGCATCGTGATGCAGCGCTGCAAGATTGGCGGCGAAGCCCCGCCCGAGTCCTACTTCATTGCCCGCCCTTGGAAGCCCACCGGCAAAACCGTGCTGCTGAGCTGCGAGCTCGCCAACATCATCAAGCCCAAGGGCTGGGACCACTGGGGCAAGGAAAGCAACAAACAAGACGCCTTTTTCGCCGAGTACAAGTCCATTGGGCCGGGTGCCGCGCCCAAGGCGCGCATCCTGTGGTCACGCCAGCTCACGCCGCAGCAGGCCGCCTTCTACACCCGCGAGAGCGTGCTGGGCAACTGGGACCCCAACGCCAGCGTGGAGTAAGCCGGCCGGACACCGCCAGCAAGCATTTGGGCCGGCAGCTGTTCCCTCGGGGTTCGGCTGCCGGCCCAACTATTTATAATAAGGCAACGCAGGCAAGATTTTTCAAAGCCCTGTTTGTTAGAAAAATTCAATTTGAGGCAGCGCCGCTTCGATGCTGGGTAAAAGATGGATTTTAGCGGTTTTCGACCTTGCAAAGCCGTTTTAGATATGATGAGGCCCGGAGATTTGGCCTATGGCATCGTTCCCGGCAACGATTGCGCGAAAATAGATTGTCCAACTCTTGCTTTTGGCAGGGGCTGGTGAAATCTTTATAAAGCAAAGCCACCTTCAAGTAGGTAGTTTTGCGGATTTCAACTACTCTTTCTCCTTCGCATTGTCCTTTCGTATGACTGCTTTCTCTTCCGCATTTAGTTTGGCTGGCAAGCGCGCCCTCGTTACGG
Proteins encoded in this region:
- a CDS encoding pectinesterase family protein is translated as MSKLLLFVLLLVSLTGFAQTKNVVVAQDGSGNYRTVQAALDAVPLNNRTPTVIFIRKGIYKEKLNLAKKKNFVRLKGEDVNTTILTFDDYNGRTPANGEPLGTSEASTFRVFGADFSAENITFENTAGTVGQGPAMWVYGDRARFVGCRFLGFRDTLYVYGYGSRQYYKDCYIEGTTDYILGSATAWLEDCTLFCKTGGTVIIAASTPDSIRYGIVMQRCKIGGEAPPESYFIARPWKPTGKTVLLSCELANIIKPKGWDHWGKESNKQDAFFAEYKSIGPGAAPKARILWSRQLTPQQAAFYTRESVLGNWDPNASVE
- a CDS encoding glycosyl hydrolase family 28 protein — encoded protein: MKSTSMMLLAGLAASLSVAFQPAAAPQTQVFLVGDSTMAEKADLTKPERGWGMEFGQYFDNSVVIRNTAQNGRSTKSFYREGRWAKVLEGLKPGDWVFIQFGHNDSKLDDSVRAAPAQTTYRQFLTKFVQEAKAKGANPVLLTPVGRRYFDDKGQRKDDHGEYPGVVREVAKAQKVPLIDLHEQSWKMYSQLGEAGTRPLFWSYQNGYYQPNPVPPAKNDNTHFSQYGAARVAQLVAEDVQAQHLGLASHLSRTPFEGKLLADLPVVLAPSFKKDTFNLAKYGAVADGQTLNTEVFRKAIDACAVGGGTVLVPRGLWLTGPIVLKNNVNLHLATGALVQFTADRSQYPLVKTTWEGEDAIRSQAPISGVDLTNIAITGNGTFDGAGDAWRPVKKSKLNETQWKSLLESGGVLNDKKDYWYPSASSLKGNLMAASGQKRSSLNAAEFDDIRDYLRPNMLSLTRCKQILLEGFVIQNSPAWTIHPLLCENITLRNVTARNPWYGQNTDALDLESCRNGIVEGCTFDVGDDGICIKSGRDEQGRKRGVPTENFIIRDTKVYHAHGGFVIGSEMSGGARNLYVSNCTFIGTDVGLRFKTARGRGGVVENIFVDGVDMTNIAGEAILFDMYYAAKDPVPMAGESSAPPVIAAMPLNEGTPQFKTFRIKNVTCKGANTGILVRGLPEMSIKDISIENAVLESKKGLVCQEAENIRLKNVTLLSADTAPVMEVQNSRNLAFDGIRYANGAELLLRVTGDRSKDIRLTNTDTKKAKKDVQLGDKLAKKTVSVAQR
- a CDS encoding glycoside hydrolase family 88/105 protein — its product is MKHPSRFLLPFLGLALLSETTAAQTATKPYSQRMADAFISWNPDSIVVGNAKVSRWNYEQGLMYTALERVWERTGDACYYTYIQKDLNRFVQKDGSIRTYKAEEFQLDNVTPGRGLLLLSQLSAVPEQDKYIKAAQLLRKQLDAQPRTKEGGFWHKKIYPNQMWLDGLYMAAPFYAEYSRVFNQPAGLDDVAKQFALIEQHLVDPKTGLLYHGYDESREQPWANKTTGQSPSFWDRAVGWYGMALVDVLDYFPANHPQRPALVKALQRLAPVLAKYQDAKTGTWSLVMGQEGRKGNYAEASGSSMFVYALAKGVRLGYLDKKYAAVAKKGYEGILKTFVATEANGALAYNGTVSVGGLGGKPYRDGTFDYYLTEPLRKNDLKGVGPFILASTEMEIAAEAGIGQGKTVGLDYFFNHEMRKSPLTGEQEQWHYTWEERQHGGFWLWGAQFRELGARTVAVPAAPTAASLKPLSVYIIVDPDSRKESPKPNYVQPADSKVITEWVKGGGTLVLLANDTANCETKRFNELAKNFGVQFTAQSVNMVQGAQFEQGKVDLTSGKAVFKNAGTAYVKELSVLSVAAPAQPLVTNNGKVIMATARLGKGKVFILGDPWLYNEYVDGRKIPASFENFQAGKDLATWLLGK
- a CDS encoding T9SS type A sorting domain-containing protein encodes the protein MKNHLLSALLLVAGLGLAETAAAQTQVFVQWPLKRNASDSAAVRSTGVTPGTPMLRRYFISNGQVPTGAAAFAPYSSVGQAFGVNADGSGWSSTAPSMGPGGSPRRGFSEQFSFTATSAVQVDSILFSAAVVSSANGKVAVAYSRSNFVSDSTDITGGKGPTGVLPSTGNATFGLSSTGGTVNTAVNGAVVPQYVAGAPSSATTFRLALNGATGLAVPSGQTLSVRLYFGVASTGVGRYVLLRNVTLKSRQVALAARSAVQTNLAVYPNPAQNQLNVPHTAASRDARVTVFSTTGSKVAAFVAQAGSTETAVDLSALPKGLYLVEYADGTQRSSARIVKE
- a CDS encoding TonB-dependent receptor plug domain-containing protein, producing the protein MRLPKALFAALLAGGAALSAFRPRPTDETLIQRIARQLGEYYTTARQEKTYLHLDRPVYATGETIWFSAYVVDASRHQLDSLSSVLHVDLLSPQRKVVARRTIRLQGGRAAGDIDIADSLAAGTYVLRAYTNWMRNAGENFIYSRRLNVWPASPLSPPDVPTSTPAGAGSNVRRVAKPGQPDIQFFPEGGYLVEGLPAVVAVKATDATGRGLAVKGQILNAQNAVVAPAYSTRHAGMGRFSFVPGAGQRYHARFTLPDGTAADYPLPAVQPTGYTLHVVESPDDFLVEARYRGTGTPGAVVLMTEVRGVVAYPGPRNLTADAPASWRMPKKNYPSGIVHFTLFDGQGAPQCERLAFVQNGAGPLRISVTPDQASYGPHAPVQLNVRVTDAAGKPVATNFSLGVSDAGLTALDPQAETIATNLLLTSDLVGYVESPGYYFREPSAATAQALDDLLLTQGWRRFVWKEVLAGQGPPQHFTPERDISLVGQIVSANGNRPVPNSQLTYLQMRPSKVITTGATDANGRFSFAGVPVADTAVITLQARRSQGGANVLIKPDFGPDPTGGPLPLLPQLSAAPAAVSTFVKRSRQAQAAELDLHPEKAIRNINLGNVAVTAKREPVPRDDPRRLYGAVGGTVIDFADMPAAQSGMNILLLLQGRVAGLTITGNPPNVNVQIRGSGSPQFILDGMKVDIDAISNLSSSDVQAVEVFKGAEAALFGGSGGAIAVYTKRADPNYKGKDLPPAPGIATVKLPGFYATREFYQPRYNALLTNPPADPRTSTLYWNPLVRTNANGQAELHFFTADGSGTFQAVAEGVSTDGQPALGSSSNFTVRGK
- a CDS encoding sodium/sugar symporter, giving the protein MNQHTLGTIDYIVFFVYFIIVSGYGIWVYRRKTGHDGTLEGNSKDYFLAEGSLTWWAIGSSLIASNISAEQFVGMSGSGFAMGLAIATYEWMAAITLVIVAVFFIPVYLKNNIATMPQFLSQRYNGTVAMIMALFWLALYVVVNLTSILYLGAIAISSIAGLNLTFCMYMLAGFAVIITLGGMKVIGFTDVIQVFFLILGGLATTYLALNLVAEHYGTSGAISGFNLMTEHASDHFQMIFKRDNEHYLDLPGLTVLLGGMWIVNLNYWGCNQYITQRALGADLPTARSGILFAAFLKLLMPVIVVLPGIAAYVLYKQDVFGAAEFGSGADLNPDRAYPVLLNILPVGLKGLSFAALTAAVVASLAGKANSIATIFTLDVYHKVFKTDATEKQLVATGKIAVVVAMILGVLIAPHLGIDKKGGFQYIQEYTGFVSPGIFAMFILGFFWKKTTSTAALFATIGGFLLSVLFKFLPTYTDLSFLAPFGFAVKPAGSNVYEIPFLDRMGFVFVICIIMMIIISLIDNARGVKPKGLEVDSSMFKPQPSFVIGTAAIVVILTTLYTIYW